One genomic window of Daphnia pulex isolate KAP4 chromosome 10, ASM2113471v1 includes the following:
- the LOC124206080 gene encoding uncharacterized protein LOC124206080: MGQFSDDTQLRIGFRLRPAPSQQLSALSMMASCAARSETWFTANRVKLNVCKSELLYTSTPNRSKLIENLPLQVGDDLVQPSLVVKNLGVIFDSNLTMIPHINSVCKSAFFHIRTLGKIRKYLSPHAAKTLVQAMVLSRLDYANSLFADLPKEQILRLQRVQNAAARLIVGARRFDPVSNHLKTLRWLPVNERISFKCLVLAFKCLHGYAPPYLSSLIERSNHHGPSDRRFLVI; this comes from the coding sequence ATGGGTCAGTTCTCTGATGACACTCAGCTCCGGATTGGCTTTCGACTCCGTCCCGCTCCATCTCAACAGCTATCGGCCCTAAGCATGATGGCAAGTTGTGCAGCGCGCTCGGAAACTTGGTTTACTGCAAATCGGGTGAAGCTTAACGTGTGTAAGAGCGAACTTCTCTACACATCGACTCCGAACCGATCCAAGCTGATTGAAAATCTACCTCTTCAGGTTGGAGATGACTTGGTTCAACCTTCTCTAGTGGTGAAAAATCTTGGAGTGATCTTCGACAGCAATTTGACCATGATCCCGCATATCAACAGCGTGTGCAAGTCAGCATTTTTTCACATTCGCACACTGGGAAAAATCAGGAAATACCTGTCACCACATGCGGCGAAAACCTTGGTTCAAGCTATGGTTCTTTCCCGACTGGACTACGCCAACTCGCTGTTTGCTGATCTTCCAAAAGAACAGATCCTGAGACTGCAGAGAGTCCAAAACGCTGCTGCCAGATTGATTGTCGGAGCGAGGAGGTTTGATCCTGTTTCCAACCATCTCAAAACCCTGCGTTGGCTGCCAGTCAACGAGCGCATCAGCTTTAAGTGTTTGGTTTTGGCCTTTAAGTGTCTGCATGGATATGCCCCTCCATATTTGTCATCCCTGATTGAGCGTTCAAACCACCACGGACCCTCAGATCGTCGTTTTCTAGTGATCTAG